A part of Aegilops tauschii subsp. strangulata cultivar AL8/78 chromosome 2, Aet v6.0, whole genome shotgun sequence genomic DNA contains:
- the LOC109763690 gene encoding putative lipoxygenase 5, with protein sequence MASMELLGRSLLQAGSASTAAPRGGRERAGGGLCFASLGGRPSRRTVRSKAPVGALAERVVLTPAPAERVARPEAHPQSVAARAVVTVRRKRKVEVKEQVAEQMDAYADRVGRSVLLELISTETDPRKGGPKKSRKSRLVGWFEKRDVKAELVVYTAGFTVDAAFGEPGAVTVLNRHQREFFIESILVEGFPSGPAHFTCNSWVQPTRVDPAPRVFFTNKPYLPSKTPPGLRELRRRELKELRGSGTGVRKTTHRAYDYDVYNDLGNPDKGAGFERPVLGGDKLPYPRRMRTARPSTVTDEGAESRVEYPEPIYVSRDEEFEEGKNEMLSEGAIKALLHNFMPLLVSSVSPDSRDFAGFHDVDNLFKEGLRLKQALHDQLFQKIPFVRKIQENSEGLLRYDTPDIIKKDKFAWLRDDEFARQALAGINPVNIQRLQVFPPVSRLDPAVYGPPESAITEEHIIGNLDGMSVQQALEENKLYMLDYHDIFMPFLDRINSLDGRKAYGTRTLFFLTAGGTLKPIAIELCLPPMTDDCKRAKRVFTPPADATSIWLWQLAKAHVCSNDAGVHQLINHWLRTHACMEPFIIAAHRQMSAMHPIFKLLKPHMRYTLKINALARQILINGDGVIESGFTPGRYCMEMSSFAYDNLWRLDQEGLPADLIRRGMAVEDASQPHGLRLLIEDYPYATDGLLLWSAIARWCEAYVAAYYPSDEAVQDDYELQSWYTEAVQVGHPDKCDAPWWPRLTTAGDLASLLTTLVWLCSAQHAALNFGQYPLGGYIPNRPPLMRRLVPAEGDPEYEHLVADPHRFYLSALPSLTQTTTFMTVIDTLSTHSADEQYLGERPNEEWTADPAALAAAQEFAAEVRRAEEEIERRNADPARRNRCGAGVLPYELMAPSSGPGITCRGVPNSVTI encoded by the exons ATGGCGTCGATGGAGCTGCTGGGGAGATCGCTCCTGCAGGCAGGCTCTGCAAGCACCGCGGCGCCGCGCGGCGGCCGGGAGCGCGCGGGCGGCGGGCTCTGCTTCGCGAGCCTGGGCGGGAGGCCGTCGAGGAGGACGGTGAGGTCGAAGGCGCCGGTGGGCGCCCTGGCCGAGCGGGTCGTCCTCACCCCGGCGCCGGCGGAGAGGGTGGCCCGGCCGGAGGCGCACCCGCAGAGCGTGGCGGCGAGGGCCGTGGTCACCGTGCGCCGGAAGCGCAAGGTGGAGGTCAAGGAGCAGgtcgccgagcagatggacgcCTACGCCGACAGGGTCGGCCGGAGCGTCCTGCTCGAGCTCATCAGCACGGAGACGGACCCGA GAAAGGGAGGCCCCAAGAAGAGCAGGAAGTCGAGGCTGGTGGGGTGGTTCGAGAAGCGGGACGTCAAGGCGGAGCTGGTGGTGTACACGGCGGGGTTCACCGTCGACGCGGCCTTCGGCGAGCCGGGCGCGGTCACCGTCCTCAACCGGCACCAGCGCGAGTTCTTCATCGAGAGCATCCTGGTGGAGGGCTTCCCGTCCGGCCCGGCGCACTTCACCTGCAACTCGTGGGTCCAGCCCACCCGCGTCGACCCCGCCCCGCGGGTCTTCTTCACCAACAAGCCCTACCTGCCGTCCAAGACGCCGCCGGGGCTGAGGGAGCTCCGGCGACGGGAGCTCAAGGAGCTGCGCGGCAGCGGCACCGGCGTGCGCAAGACCACCCACCGGGCCTACGACTACGACGTGTACAACGACCTGGGCAACCCGGACAAGGGCGCCGGGTTCGAGCGCCCCGTCCTCGGCGGCGACAAGCTCCCGTACCCGCGGCGGATGCGGACGGCCCGGCCAAGCACCGTCACAG ACGAGGGCGCGGAGAGCAGGGTGGAGTACCCGGAGCCCATCTACGTGTCGCGGGACGAGGAGTTCGAGGAGGGCAAGAACGAGATGCTGTCCGAGGGCGCCATCAAGGCGCTGCTCCACAACTTCATGCCGCTGCTGGTGAGCTCCGTCTCGCCGGACAGCCGCGACTTCGCCGGCTTCCACGACGTCGACAACCTCTTCAAGGAGGGCCTCCGCCTCAAGCAGGCCCTGCACGACCAGCTCTTCCAGAAGATCCCCTTCGTGCGCAAGATCCAGGAGAACAGCGAGGGCCTCCTCCGCTACGACACCCCCGACATCATCAAGA AGGACAAGTTCGCGTGGCTGCGCGACGACGAGTTCGCGAGGCAGGCGCTGGCTGGCATCAACCCCGTCAACATCCAGCGGCTTCAG gtGTTCCCGCCGGTGAGCAGGCTCGACCCGGCCGTCTACGGCCCGCCGGAGTCGGCCATCACGGAGGAGCACATCATCGGGAACCTGGACGGCATGTCGGTGCAGCAGGCGCTGGAGGAGAACAAGCTCTACATGCTGGACTACCACGACATCTTCATGCCTTTCCTGGACCGGATCAACTCGCTGGACGGCCGCAAGGCCTACGGGACGCGCACGCTCTTCTTCCTGACGGCCGGGGGCACGCTGAAGCCCATCGCCATCGAGCTGTGCCTGCCGCCGATGACCGACGACTGCAAGCGCGCCAAGCGGGTGTTCACGCCCCCCGCCGACGCCACCAGTATCTGGCTGTGGCAGCTCGCCAAGGCCCATGTCTGCTCCaacgacgccggcgtccaccagCTCATCAACCACTG GCTGAGGACGCACGCGTGCATGGAGCCCTTCATCATCGCGGCGCACCGGCAGATGAGCGCCATGCACCCCATCTTCAAGCTGCTCAAGCCGCACATGCGGTACACGCTTAAGATCAACGCGCTGGCGCGGCAGATCCTCATCAACGGAGACGGCGTGATCGAGTCCGGGTTCACCCCCGGCCGCTACTGCATGGAGATGAGCTCCTTCGCCTACGACAACCTCTGGCGGCTCGACCAGGAAGGCCTCCCCGCCGACCTCATCAGAAG AGGTATGGCCGTGGAGGACGCGAGCCAGCCGCACGGGCTCCGGCTGCTCATCGAGGACTACCCCTACGCCACCGACGGGCTGCTCCTCTGGTCGGCTATCGCGCGGTGGTGCGAGGCCTACGTGGCGGCCTACTACCCCTCCGACGAGGCCGTGCAGGACGACTACGAGCTGCAGTCATGGTACACGGAGGCCGTGCAGGTGGGGCACCCGGACAAGTGCGACGCGCCGTGGTGGCCGCGCCTCACGACGGCCGGCGACCTCGCGTCCCTGCTCACGACGCTGGTGTGGCTGTGCTCGGCGCAGCACGCGGCGCTCAACTTCGGCCAGTACCCGCTCGGCGGCTACATCCCCAACCGGCCGCCGCTCATGCGCCGGCTGGTGCCGGCCGAGGGCGACCCGGAGTACGAGCACCTCGTCGCGGACCCGCACCGGTTCTACCTGTCGGCGCTGCCCAGCCTCACGCAGACGACGACGTTCATGACGGTCATCGACACGCTGTCCACGCACTCCGCCGACGAGCAGTACCTCGGGGAGCGGCCCAACGAGGAGTGGACGGCGGACCCGGCGGCGCTGGCTGCTGCGCAAGAGTTCGCGGCGGAGGTGCGCCGCGCCGAGGAGGAGATCGAGCGGCGCAACGCCGACCCCGCCCGGCGCAACCGCTGTGGCGCCGGCGTGCTGCCGTACGAGCTCATGGCGCCGTCGTCCGGGCCGGGCATCACCTGCCGAGGCGTCCCGAACAGCGTCACCATCTAG